Below is a genomic region from Caulobacter rhizosphaerae.
GGAACGGGGCGATGCGGTCGATGACCCGGCCGGCGGCCGGCGCGGACACCCAGCCGCCCGTCGAGAAGCCGTGGGTCTTGGCGTTGCCCTTGGGCTCGTCCAGCAGCACAAGCACGAAGTAGCGATCGGCCTCGAGCGCGCCCTCGGTGGGGAACACCGCCGCGAACGACGAGACCTGGCGCTGGTGGTTGTAGCCGCGGATCGCCGGGTCGTACTTCTCGCCGGTGCCGGTCTTGCCGCCCACCGACAGGCCGGGAATGTTGGCCGACTTGCCGCTGCCGCCGGTGACGTTGGCGCGCATGATCTGCAGCATCTGCTGCGAGGTCTCCTCCGAGATCGCGCGGGGCGCTTCCGGACGCACGCCTTGGGGCAGCTTGTGGATGGTCAGGGGCTGCAGAGTGCCGCCGTTCAGCAGCGCGCCCATCGCCTGGGCCAGGGCCAGCGGCGAGACATTGATGCCGTGGCCGAACGAGGTCGAGGCGACGGCGTCGTCGTCCCACTTCTTCGGGGTCAGAGGACGGGCCGATTCCAGCAGCTCCACCTTGGCCGGCCGGGTCAGGCCCAGGGCGTTGAAGTAGCGGCTCAGGCGCTCGCCGCCGATCCGCTCGGCCAGCATGGCGGTGCCGATGTTGGACGAGTGCTGGAACACCTCGACCAGGGTGAGGATCTTCCGCGCGGCGTGGAAGTCGTGGATCGTCCGGTAGCCCAGTTTGAAAGGCTCGCGGGCGTCGAAGGTCGAGGCCGGCGTCGCCGCGCCGGTGTCCAGGCCGATGGCCACAGTGAAGGCCTTGAAGGTCGAGCCCATCTCGTAGACCGATGCGGCCGCGTGGTTGGTCATCTGCTCGGCCGAGGCCTGGTTCAGCTGGTTGGGGTCGTAGTCCGGATAGCTGACCAGGCCGAGGATCTCGCCCGTATGGACGTTGGTGACGATGCCGACCGCGTCCTTGGCCTGGAACTCGATGGCGGCCTTGCGGACCTCGTCCTCCAGGGCGGCCTGGACGCGCAGGTCGATCGACAGCGGGATCGCGCCGTCGGGACCCTTGGCCGCGGCGTCGCGCACCGGCTTGTCCAGGGCCTTCTCGGCGCCGGAGAGGCCCTTGCCGCCCTTGTCGACGAAGCCGATGAAGTGCGCGGCGCTGGCGCCCAGCGGGTAGACCCGCGCGGCCTGCTCCTCGAACTCGACGCCGGGCAGGCCCAGGTCGAAGATGGCGTCCTTCTCGGCCGGGGTCATGCCGCCGACCAGGAAACCGCGGCGGTCGGCGAACACCACCTGGTCCAGGCGCTTGGCCGGCACCTGGGGCAAGGCCTTGGCCAGGGCCTTGCGCGTGGCCTTGGCGTCCCAGACGTCCTTGGGATTGATGTAGAGGGCGTAGTGGGTCAGGTCGACCGCCAGCAGCTGGCCGTTGCGGTCGACCAGATCGCCCCGCGCGCCGTCGGTCGAGGCCAGGTATCCGTTGCCGCCGACCTTGGAGAACACCGCCGCCCAGGTGGCGCCCAGGGCCAGCACGGTGAACGCGAGGCCGAAGATGGCCATGACGAAGAAGATGCGGATGCGGGTGTCGTCCTCGGGCCGGGCGGCGGCGCGCGAACGCTCGAAGGCGTGCTCCAGCCGCCAGACCCGTTCGATCAGCCAGCGCCAGGCCGCGGGCGCGCCGCCGGGGGCGAGGTTGGCCAGGCTCATCGCGGCGCCTCCGTGGAGGACTGTTCGGGCGACGGATAGTCGTCGGGCGTCGACTCGGGGGCCTCAGCCGCCGCCGCGTCGGTGTTGGCCGCCGCCGTCGGCGAGGCCGGGGCGTGGGCGGCGGGCGCGTGGCGGGCCACGTCGATCAGGGCGTCCTCGGTGGTCTCGTGCTCGGGCTTGATCGGCGCCAGCTGCAGCTGCTGGGCCAGTTGCTCGATGCGGCGCGGCTGCTCCAGATAGGCGACCTCGGCCTTGAGCAGGCGCACGCGCACCTTCTCGTCCTCGATCTGGCGCTCGACCTCGGCGATCTGGGCCCGCTCGCGGCCGGCGAAGGTCTTGGCCATGTAGACGCCCAGGACCAGCACCAGCAGGATGGTCAGACAGACCAGCTCGACGACCCGGAAACCCCGCACGCGGCGGTCGAACATGCTCGACAGGCTCATGCGGCGCTCCAGACCGGAGCCTGCGTACGCACGGCGGCGCGCAGCTTGGAGGAGCGGGCGCGAGGGTTGACGGCCAGCTCGGCCTCGCCCGGCGCGATCGCCTTGGACGAGATCAGCTGGAAGCTGGACGGGGCGCCGGCCTCGACCGGCGGCGCGTGGCGCGAGCCGCCGGGGGTGCGGCCGGCCCGTTCGGCCAGGAAATTCTTGACGATGCGGTCTTCCAGCGAATGGAAGGTGACCACCGCCAGCCGACCGCCCGGCTTGAGCACGCGCTCGGCGGCGGCCAGGCCGGCCTCCAGTTCCTCCAGCTCGGCGTTGACCGCGATCCGCAGGCCCTGGAACGAGCGGGTGGCCGGGTGGACCTTGGCGCCCTTGCGGCCGCCCAGGGCGCGCTCGATCACGTGGGCCAGGTCCAGGGTGCGCGTGAACGGACGCTCGGCCCGACGCTTGACGATGAAGCTGGCGATGCGGCGCGAGGCGTGCTCCTCGCCGTAGACATAGAGGATGCGGGCCAGCTCGACCGGGTCCAGTTCGTTGACGAGGTCGGCGGCCGTCGGGCCGTCGGCGCCCATGCGCATGTCCAGGGGGCCGTCTCGCATGAAGGAAAAGCCGCGCTCAGCCTCGTCGAGCTGCATGGAAGACACGCCAAGATCCAGGGTTACGCCGTCCGCCGACGCATCCTCCAGATACGCGGTGATTTGCGAGAACCGGTCCTGAATCAGCCGAAAGCGACCATCCGCCGCGGAAAACTCAGCGGCGAAGCGCTGCACCGTCGGGTCGCGGTCGAAGGCGATCACCGAGGCGCCGGTCGCCAGGATCGCGCGGGTGTAGCCGCCGGCCCCGAAGGTGCCGTCCACGACGATATCGCCCGGTCCGGCGGCCAGGGCCGAGACCACCTCGTCGAGCAGGACCGAGACGTGCGGCGCGCCGGGCTCCTGAAGGGTTTCGAGCTCGCTCACGCCGCGCCCCCGATCCGGGCGACGCGCTGCTGGGCGCGCATCGCGGCCAGGCCGTCGCGGGCCAGTTCGCGCTGGGCGGCGCGGTGGGCCTGGAAGGCCTCGCGCGACCAGATCTGGAACCGCTCGCCCAGGCCGACCACCGCGACCCAGTCGGTCAGGCCGAACATCTCGCACAGGGTGTCGGGCAGGGTGATCCGGCCGGCGGTGTCGAACGACAGCCGCGCCATGCCGCCCAGCACGCTGGTCTCCAGCGCCGAGCGCAGCGGATCGCCGAACGGCAGCTCGTCGATCACGCTCTGATAGCGGTCGAACAGGCTTTTCCCGCCGGCTTCCAGGCAGTCGGCCTCGATGGAGGGGAAGCAGAAGATCCCGTCGAACGGGCCCGAGAGCGCGGCGCGGAAGTCCTGCGGCACGACGATGCGCCGCTTGCTGTCCAGCTGCTTCTCGAACGTCGAGAGAAACACCTCGCTACCCCTGTTAAAGCCCGCCACGGGACGCCTGCCGCGATCGCCCCGACAGCAGATGGGTTAACATGGGATTGATTGGGATACAATGACACCAACGGCCGTTTGACCGTCAAAACAAGGGTGTCTGGAAGCTCTTTCACAGAGCTCGTGAATCTATCCACAGAACATACATAGAACTTGTTAATAATTAGCGAGGGCTAGACTCTGCGAAACGCCTTGTGGGCAACGGCGCGCCTGGTTGGGCTGTCGGCGTCGAGGGAGAGGCGGGGCTGAAACCCGCTCTTTACGCGCCCGAATGGGGGTGAAATGGACCAGAGGGTCTGTAAGCCGGGTTCTGTCTACGGCTGCCATGCCCCGAAGGCAGGACAGCCGCGAGACGGCCATTCCTCTGGACCGCCCATTGCTGGACGGTTCTCGCGACCTACCCGGACCCTCTCGGCCAGTGACGGCCTATCCGACGCGAGGCCGGCGCGGGGTCCCTATTCGGTCTTGCTCCAGGCGGGGCTTGCCATGCCGTCCCTGTTGCCAGGTCCGCGGTGGGCTCTTACCCCACCCTTTCACCCTTCCCGCCCCGAAGGGAGGAGGTTTGCTTTCTGTGGCGCTATCCCTGGGATCGCTCCCGGCGGGCGTTACCCGCCGCCTTGTCACCGTGGAGCCCGGACTTTCCTCGACATCCAAGGATGCCGCGGCCGCCCGACCATCTGGTCCGGGGCCTAAGTGACGCCCGCGGGGCGCGGGGTCAAGTCATGGTGTCACGAGGCGCGGCCTCGCACCGCCAGCAGGCCGCCTAGCCAGCAGAGGATCGGGCCGCTGAGCGCAAGGGCGATCGGATACCAGCGCGGCCCCAGGTCGAGGTTCCAGGTGGCGATCACCCCCGCCGTGCCGGCGACCAGGCCCAGCAGGCCCAGGACGCCGGCATGACGCAGCGGCGCGTTCGGCGCCAGCCTGGCGGCGATCCAGCCGCCCAGCAGGGTGAAGACGCTGCGATAGGCCACGGCCAGCAGGGCGAGCAGCGGATCGTGCAAGCCTTGCTCGGTCGGCGGATAGACCTTGGCCGCGTGCAGGACGGCGTCGGTGGCGGTCGACAGCGCCACCACGGCCGCGAAACCGGCGACCACGGCGACGAGGCTCCGGCCGAGCCGGCGGGGAGGGGCGCTCTGGAGAGGCGCGCTCTGGGCGAGATTGGTCATAAAGGGTCTCCTTCGGAGGTTCCGGCGGGACGACGGCAAGGCCGTGGCCCGCCACTGCGACCTTGTCTGTCTTGGTGCGTCAGACGGTTTTGAGCAGGGCGTCGAGGTTGGCGTAGCCCATCTCCATGCCTTCGGTCATGCCGGACCGCAGGGCCGCGTCGCGCGCGGCCGTCGAGCTGTAGGCGACCGTCGTGGTCAGGGTGGTGCGGCCGTCGCGCTCGGCCAGGGTCATGGTCGCCACGGTCTCGCCGCCGGTCCAGTCCTCGTCGAACAACTCGTTGCTGACGATGCGCTCGGGCCGGCTGATCTCGCGATAGATCCCGCCCATGCCCATGTCCTGGCCCTCGGTATTGCGCCAGACATAGCGGTACTTGCCGCCGACCCGCAGGTCGATCTCGCACACCGGCATGGTCCAGCCGGGAGGGCCGGTCATCCAGCGCTTCACCAGGTCGGGCGTGGTGACGCAGTTGAACACCAGGTCGCGGGGCGCGTCGAAGGCGCGGGTGATCACGATCTTCAGGTCGTCGGGCGTGTCGACGGTCAGCTTGCTGGGCATGGACAGTTCCTCTTCCGGGTTGGCGGGCGCTTCAGCGCCCCTGGGTGGTTTTCAGTTCGTCGAGCAGGGCGTCCAGACGCTGGAAATTGGCCTCCAGGGTCTGTCGGTAAGCCTCGAGCCAGGCGTTGGCCTCGGCCAGGGGCTGGGCCTCGACCCGCACCGGACGGCGCTGGGCGTCACGGCCCCGCGAGACCAGGCCGGCCTTCTCCAGCACCTTCAGGTGCTTGGAGATCGCCGGCTGGCTCATGGCGAACGGTGCGGCCAGTTCGCCGACCGAGGCCTCTCCCGTCGCCAGCCGCGCCAGGATGGCGCGCCGGGTCGGATCGGCCAGGGCGGCGAAGGTGGCGTCGAGCCCTGCGGGGTTTCCATAACTCATCAGTTCCATAACTAAATGGTTATATTCGATCGAGCCGGGTGTCAAGCCCCGCCAAAATGTCGCGGCGCCGGTATGGTTAATGGGGCGTTAGGACTCAGTCGCCATTTCTCGCAGACGGCCTAGCTGGGCCGCGGAGATTCGTAGATGAGCGGGTTCAATCGGCTGCCTCTCGGCTGGAGGCTGATCGTCGTCCTCGGCCTGGTGGCGGGCCTGGGCCAGCTGGGCTGGGCGGCGTTCGGCGGCCCGGGCCTGGTCTCGTCGTTCAGCATGGCCGGCCTGACCACCCTGGTGGCGACCCTGGCCATCGGCCTGCTGGCCTGGAACGACGCCACGCGCCGCGCCCTGGACGGCCTGAGCCGCTCGGTCGACGCCCTGGGCGCGGGCCAGTACGACCGGCCCCTGGCGTCGCCCGCCACGGACGACCAACAGGTGCAGGCCCTGGCCAAGGGGCTGGACGGTGTCCAGCGCAAGCTGGCTGGCGACCGGGCGGCCCGCGCCGCCGAGGACGCCGAGCGCGCCGCCGCCGAAGCCGAACAGCGCCGCCACCTGGCGGAGGTCGAGACCTATGCCCGCGCCCAGCTGACCGCTGTCAACGCCCTGGGCCAGGGCGTGGAGAAGCTGGCCGACGGCGACCTGATCTCGCGCTTGCGCGAGGACGCCTTCCCCCTCGAGGCCCGCAAGATCCCCAGCGACTTCAACGCCGCCGTCGACAACCTGCAGCAGGTCTTGGCCGGCGTCCTGGGTGCGGCCAGCAGTCTCCGGGCCGGTTGCAACGACATCTCGGCGGCCGCCGACGACCTGGCCCAGCGCACCGAACGCCAGTCAGGCGGCCTGGAGCGCGCCGCCGCCGCCCTCGACCAGATCACCGTCACGGTGAAGACCAGCTCCGACAACGCCGAGAAGGCGCGGGGCGTGACCCAGAGCGCCAAGTCCAACGCCGAGAAGAGCGGCCAGGTGGTGCGCGAGGCGGTCGAGGCCATGGGCGGCATCGAAAAGTCCTCGCAGTCGATCACCCAGATCATCGGCGTCATCGACGAGATCGCCTTCCAGACCAACCTGCTGGCCCTGAACGCCGGCGTCGAGGCGGCTCGCGCCGGTGACGCCGGCCGCGGCTTCGCGGTCGTGGCCCAGGAAGTGCGGGCCTTGGCCCAGCGCTCGGCCGACGCGGC
It encodes:
- a CDS encoding division/cell wall cluster transcriptional repressor MraZ, translated to MFLSTFEKQLDSKRRIVVPQDFRAALSGPFDGIFCFPSIEADCLEAGGKSLFDRYQSVIDELPFGDPLRSALETSVLGGMARLSFDTAGRITLPDTLCEMFGLTDWVAVVGLGERFQIWSREAFQAHRAAQRELARDGLAAMRAQQRVARIGGAA
- a CDS encoding ArsR/SmtB family transcription factor is translated as MSYGNPAGLDATFAALADPTRRAILARLATGEASVGELAAPFAMSQPAISKHLKVLEKAGLVSRGRDAQRRPVRVEAQPLAEANAWLEAYRQTLEANFQRLDALLDELKTTQGR
- a CDS encoding peptidoglycan D,D-transpeptidase FtsI family protein, with translation MSLANLAPGGAPAAWRWLIERVWRLEHAFERSRAAARPEDDTRIRIFFVMAIFGLAFTVLALGATWAAVFSKVGGNGYLASTDGARGDLVDRNGQLLAVDLTHYALYINPKDVWDAKATRKALAKALPQVPAKRLDQVVFADRRGFLVGGMTPAEKDAIFDLGLPGVEFEEQAARVYPLGASAAHFIGFVDKGGKGLSGAEKALDKPVRDAAAKGPDGAIPLSIDLRVQAALEDEVRKAAIEFQAKDAVGIVTNVHTGEILGLVSYPDYDPNQLNQASAEQMTNHAAASVYEMGSTFKAFTVAIGLDTGAATPASTFDAREPFKLGYRTIHDFHAARKILTLVEVFQHSSNIGTAMLAERIGGERLSRYFNALGLTRPAKVELLESARPLTPKKWDDDAVASTSFGHGINVSPLALAQAMGALLNGGTLQPLTIHKLPQGVRPEAPRAISEETSQQMLQIMRANVTGGSGKSANIPGLSVGGKTGTGEKYDPAIRGYNHQRQVSSFAAVFPTEGALEADRYFVLVLLDEPKGNAKTHGFSTGGWVSAPAAGRVIDRIAPFLGVRRQTDIFTVAAQQPKAAPEAGL
- a CDS encoding SRPBCC family protein; its protein translation is MPSKLTVDTPDDLKIVITRAFDAPRDLVFNCVTTPDLVKRWMTGPPGWTMPVCEIDLRVGGKYRYVWRNTEGQDMGMGGIYREISRPERIVSNELFDEDWTGGETVATMTLAERDGRTTLTTTVAYSSTAARDAALRSGMTEGMEMGYANLDALLKTV
- the ftsL gene encoding cell division protein FtsL, yielding MSLSSMFDRRVRGFRVVELVCLTILLVLVLGVYMAKTFAGRERAQIAEVERQIEDEKVRVRLLKAEVAYLEQPRRIEQLAQQLQLAPIKPEHETTEDALIDVARHAPAAHAPASPTAAANTDAAAAEAPESTPDDYPSPEQSSTEAPR
- the rsmH gene encoding 16S rRNA (cytosine(1402)-N(4))-methyltransferase RsmH, giving the protein MSELETLQEPGAPHVSVLLDEVVSALAAGPGDIVVDGTFGAGGYTRAILATGASVIAFDRDPTVQRFAAEFSAADGRFRLIQDRFSQITAYLEDASADGVTLDLGVSSMQLDEAERGFSFMRDGPLDMRMGADGPTAADLVNELDPVELARILYVYGEEHASRRIASFIVKRRAERPFTRTLDLAHVIERALGGRKGAKVHPATRSFQGLRIAVNAELEELEAGLAAAERVLKPGGRLAVVTFHSLEDRIVKNFLAERAGRTPGGSRHAPPVEAGAPSSFQLISSKAIAPGEAELAVNPRARSSKLRAAVRTQAPVWSAA
- a CDS encoding methyl-accepting chemotaxis protein is translated as MSGFNRLPLGWRLIVVLGLVAGLGQLGWAAFGGPGLVSSFSMAGLTTLVATLAIGLLAWNDATRRALDGLSRSVDALGAGQYDRPLASPATDDQQVQALAKGLDGVQRKLAGDRAARAAEDAERAAAEAEQRRHLAEVETYARAQLTAVNALGQGVEKLADGDLISRLREDAFPLEARKIPSDFNAAVDNLQQVLAGVLGAASSLRAGCNDISAAADDLAQRTERQSGGLERAAAALDQITVTVKTSSDNAEKARGVTQSAKSNAEKSGQVVREAVEAMGGIEKSSQSITQIIGVIDEIAFQTNLLALNAGVEAARAGDAGRGFAVVAQEVRALAQRSADAAKEIKGLIRASSEQVNKGVKLVGETGQTLDQILGQVIEINDLVGEIAASSKAQASGLADVNAAVNQMGQGIHQNGALVEQSAAAADALAAEAEDLERLLGGFQVGAQVHEYRPRQDQRRETPVAPRRDAFRERYVHGANALKIEPRSRPGQWR